In Gemmobacter sp. 24YEA27, a genomic segment contains:
- a CDS encoding entericidin EcnA/B family protein, which yields MKKLLLLGALVAGLAGCNTVAGVGDDVSGGARTVQGWF from the coding sequence ATGAAAAAACTTCTTCTTCTTGGTGCGCTTGTCGCAGGGCTTGCAGGCTGCAACACGGTTGCGGGCGTGGGCGACGATGTCTCGGGCGGCGCGCGCACCGTGCAGGGCTGGTTCTGA
- a CDS encoding AMP-binding protein — protein MPDAAALPLHPAPGGRRNDGLYRPQPFQPRRTCAARRAATPDKVALAVLSLTGATRWSYARLIASVRGLAGWMLDAGLRPGDRLLLRLGNTPDYPLCYLGAMAAGIVPVATSPLLTGPEITRMAAQVSPKAVIAGEGIACPEGCAA, from the coding sequence ATGCCGGACGCAGCCGCCCTGCCCCTGCATCCCGCGCCCGGAGGCCGTCGCAATGATGGACTTTACCGACCCCAGCCGTTTCAACCTCGCCGGACATGTGCTGCGCGCCGGGCGGCGACGCCCGACAAGGTTGCGCTGGCGGTTCTGAGCCTGACGGGGGCGACTCGCTGGAGCTATGCGCGGCTGATCGCCTCGGTCCGGGGGCTTGCGGGCTGGATGCTCGATGCAGGGCTGCGGCCCGGCGACCGGCTGCTCCTGCGACTGGGGAATACGCCGGATTACCCGCTTTGCTATCTTGGTGCGATGGCGGCAGGGATCGTGCCCGTCGCGACCTCGCCCCTTCTGACCGGGCCTGAAATCACCCGCATGGCCGCGCAGGTCAGCCCGAAAGCGGTGATCGCCGGTGAAGGCATCGCCTGCCCCGAGGGCTGCGCCGCCTGA